GAGTGACCTTTTATCTGGCTTCCAGTCTGGAGGCCCTGGAACGTAAAACGGAAGCGCTGTCTCTGTTTCTTGCCATCCCGGAGCATGATGAGCTTTTTTACGATGCCAGGATTCGCGCTGCGTTTATTTACGAGGAACAGGGAGATTATTCTGCCTGCGAGAAGGTTCTGCGTGAGTTGATTGTGTCTTATCCGGAAAAGCTCGGGCTTTACCGGATGCTTTCTTCGCTGCGCCGCAAACAGGATGACAATCAAGGGGCGCTGTTAGTTTTGCAGGAGGGCCTGGCTCGATATCCGGATGATTATAAGCTCCGTTTTGCCCTGGGTGTGGTTTACAATGATCTCGGGCGGGTAGCTGATAGTATCGCGGTCATGCAGGTTTTGTTGCGGGAGAATCCGGACGACGCCGTTGTTTTGAACTTTGTCGGCTATACCTACGTCGAACAGGGGATTCAGCTGGACGATGCGGAAAAATTGCTCGTTAAAGCGCTTTCTCTGCAACCGGATAGCGGCTACATTCTTGACAGTATGGGATGGCTTTATTATGCTCGCGGAGATTATGAGAAGGCGTTGACCTTTTTGCAAAGAGCCCGGGATCAGGCGCCTGATGATCCGGTTATTTTCGATCACCTGGGTGATGTTGCCGCGGCTCTCGGGCGCCCGGGAGAAGCCGTGGAGTATTATCGTCATTCCCTGCGTTTCAAGGATGTTGACAAGGTCAGACTGAAGATCGAAAAACTGTTGCAAAAGGAAAGGTGATGTGTTAAGCAACTGCACTTGTCGGTCGGAAAATGATTCTGAAGGTTTCGAAAACCCGCCTGCTTGAATGTTCTGCAACACTTCCGCGCCCTTGCTGGGGCCCGTTGTTTGGGGTGCACGCAGCTGGTTTTACGTGTTCGGAGGGGTTGTTTTCTGCGGCGTCATCGGTTTTGTCTGGATTTATATTAATTTTTAATTTGGTTTTAAATGGAGGAACGACGATGGCAGAGGTAACTTCCCCGATGGTGGGTAAGATTTTCAAAATTGAAGTCAGTGTTGGTGATCAGGTTGCCGAGGGCGATGAGGTTGTAATCCTCGAAGCCATGAAGATGGAAATGCCGGTGGTTTCGCCCGTCGATGGTACCGTGAAGGCGATTAAGGTGGCGGTTGGTGATGCGGTTGAATCAGATACGGTTATCGCGATTATTGAGTAAAAAAGGTGCGCAGGCGTGACTCGTTGACAGGGTCACGCTTTTTTTATATCCTTGTGTACGGTATACAGTGTACACAAGGATATATGCCATGGCTTGCCACAATCTAAGCAAAGGGAGTAGTTATGGGTAAATTATATATTACCGACACCGTATTGCGGGACGCACATCAATCTTTGCTGGCAACTCGAATGCGGACCAAGGATATGTTGCCGATCGCTGAAAAGCTTGACCGGATCGGCTATTGGTCTCTTGAGGTCTGGGGGGGGGCGACCTTTGATACCTGCCTCAGATTTTTGAAGGAGGACCCCTGGGAGCGGCTCAGAATTCTGCGCAAAGCCATGCCTAATACCCGTCTGCAGATGCTTTTGCGGGGGCAGAA
This window of the Pseudomonadota bacterium genome carries:
- a CDS encoding acetyl-CoA carboxylase biotin carboxyl carrier protein subunit — protein: MAEVTSPMVGKIFKIEVSVGDQVAEGDEVVILEAMKMEMPVVSPVDGTVKAIKVAVGDAVESDTVIAIIE